A window of the Vigna angularis cultivar LongXiaoDou No.4 chromosome 3, ASM1680809v1, whole genome shotgun sequence genome harbors these coding sequences:
- the LOC108326258 gene encoding WAT1-related protein At2g37460 isoform X1, with amino-acid sequence MENQQKQNWFEKAKPFAAVVSIQFGYAIMDVISKAALNKGMSNYVFVVYRQAVAFLVMAPLAWFFESRKAKPKMTLSIFIKILVLSLIEPVIDQNLYFLGMKYTTATFAVTITNMLPAITFIFAWILRLEQVNIRSIRSQAKVVGTVATVSGAMIMTLIKGPVLFGSHGGNDQSQYNGTSTQHTIIGFILMTIGCFCWASFVILQAITLKTYPAALSLSAWICLMATVEGAAVALVMERGNPSVWSIKFDMRLLCAVYSGITCSGLAYYLQGVVMKSKGPVFVTAFNPLGMVIVAIMGYFLLAEQVFLGRMTGAVIICLGLYFVVWGKSKDNYGPEDPNTQEPIEMESAKKENFTCCTHGVTTATNLGNGNTTPSEEQV; translated from the exons ATGGAGAACCAGCAGAAGCAAAATTGGTTCGAAAAGGCAAAGCCATTCGCAGCAGTGGTATCAATTCAGTTTGGATACGCAATCATGGATGTTATATCCAAAGCTGCACTCAACAAAGGGATGAGCAATTATGTGTTCGTCGTTTATCGCCAAGCAGTTGCATTCCTTGTCATGGCTCCTTTGGCATGGTTTTTTGAGAG CAGGAAAGCAAAGCCAAAGATGACTCTCTCAATTTTCATCAAGATTTTGGTGCTGAGCTTGATAGA GCCAGTTATTGACCAGAATCTGTATTTTTTGGGGATGAAGTACACAACAGCAACCTTTGCCGTTACCATCACCAATATGCTTCCTGCTATCACCTTTATCTTCGCTTGGATTCTTAG GCTTGAGCAAGTAAATATAAGAAGTATACGAAGCCAAGCGAAGGTGGTGGGAACTGTAGCAACTGTTTCGGGTGCCATGATCATGACACTGATTAAAGGGCCAGTGCTTTTTGGGTCACACGGAGGCAATGATCAAAGCCAGTATAATGGCACAAGTACTCAACATACAATCATAGGGTTCATATTGATGACTATTGGATGCTTTTGCTGGGCTTCTTTCGTGATCTTGCAG GCTATTACTCTGAAAACCTACCCTGCTGCACTCTCTCTTTCTGCTTGGATATGCTTAATGGCCACAGTTGAAGGTGCTGCAGTGGCTTTGGTCATGGAAAGGGGCAACCCTTCAGTTTGGTCTATAAAATTTGATATGAGATTGCTCTGTGCTGTTTATTCT GGCATAACATGTTCGGGATTGGCTTATTACTTGCAAGGAGTGGTGATGAAAAGTAAAGGCCCAGTGTTCGTGACAGCATTTAATCCTCTGGGCATGGTAATCGTGGCTATCATGGGCTACTTCCTTCTGGCTGAGCAAGTTTTCCTTGGAAG AATGACTGGTGCCGTCATCATTTGTTTGGGCCTATACTTTGTGGTGTGGGGAAAAAGCAAAGACAATTATGGCCCAGAAGACCCAAATACTCAAGAGCCCATAGAGATGGAAAGTGCTAAGAAGGAAAATTTCACTTGCTGCACTCATGGAGTCACCACTGCTACCAATTTAGGAAATGGAAACACAACTCCAAGTGAAGAACAAGTGTGA
- the LOC108326258 gene encoding WAT1-related protein At2g37460 isoform X2, translated as MENQQKQNWFEKAKPFAAVVSIQFGYAIMDVISKAALNKGMSNYVFVVYRQAVAFLVMAPLAWFFERKAKPKMTLSIFIKILVLSLIEPVIDQNLYFLGMKYTTATFAVTITNMLPAITFIFAWILRLEQVNIRSIRSQAKVVGTVATVSGAMIMTLIKGPVLFGSHGGNDQSQYNGTSTQHTIIGFILMTIGCFCWASFVILQAITLKTYPAALSLSAWICLMATVEGAAVALVMERGNPSVWSIKFDMRLLCAVYSGITCSGLAYYLQGVVMKSKGPVFVTAFNPLGMVIVAIMGYFLLAEQVFLGRMTGAVIICLGLYFVVWGKSKDNYGPEDPNTQEPIEMESAKKENFTCCTHGVTTATNLGNGNTTPSEEQV; from the exons ATGGAGAACCAGCAGAAGCAAAATTGGTTCGAAAAGGCAAAGCCATTCGCAGCAGTGGTATCAATTCAGTTTGGATACGCAATCATGGATGTTATATCCAAAGCTGCACTCAACAAAGGGATGAGCAATTATGTGTTCGTCGTTTATCGCCAAGCAGTTGCATTCCTTGTCATGGCTCCTTTGGCATGGTTTTTTGAGAG GAAAGCAAAGCCAAAGATGACTCTCTCAATTTTCATCAAGATTTTGGTGCTGAGCTTGATAGA GCCAGTTATTGACCAGAATCTGTATTTTTTGGGGATGAAGTACACAACAGCAACCTTTGCCGTTACCATCACCAATATGCTTCCTGCTATCACCTTTATCTTCGCTTGGATTCTTAG GCTTGAGCAAGTAAATATAAGAAGTATACGAAGCCAAGCGAAGGTGGTGGGAACTGTAGCAACTGTTTCGGGTGCCATGATCATGACACTGATTAAAGGGCCAGTGCTTTTTGGGTCACACGGAGGCAATGATCAAAGCCAGTATAATGGCACAAGTACTCAACATACAATCATAGGGTTCATATTGATGACTATTGGATGCTTTTGCTGGGCTTCTTTCGTGATCTTGCAG GCTATTACTCTGAAAACCTACCCTGCTGCACTCTCTCTTTCTGCTTGGATATGCTTAATGGCCACAGTTGAAGGTGCTGCAGTGGCTTTGGTCATGGAAAGGGGCAACCCTTCAGTTTGGTCTATAAAATTTGATATGAGATTGCTCTGTGCTGTTTATTCT GGCATAACATGTTCGGGATTGGCTTATTACTTGCAAGGAGTGGTGATGAAAAGTAAAGGCCCAGTGTTCGTGACAGCATTTAATCCTCTGGGCATGGTAATCGTGGCTATCATGGGCTACTTCCTTCTGGCTGAGCAAGTTTTCCTTGGAAG AATGACTGGTGCCGTCATCATTTGTTTGGGCCTATACTTTGTGGTGTGGGGAAAAAGCAAAGACAATTATGGCCCAGAAGACCCAAATACTCAAGAGCCCATAGAGATGGAAAGTGCTAAGAAGGAAAATTTCACTTGCTGCACTCATGGAGTCACCACTGCTACCAATTTAGGAAATGGAAACACAACTCCAAGTGAAGAACAAGTGTGA
- the LOC108326257 gene encoding uncharacterized protein LOC108326257 isoform X1: MSFHNQAFWMGKGPECLNDGDMANDNSSRIDSKRACSWFMDDPDVDLLPNKKQAVEAPNNLLSGILNSNVPSWGNSSGFHSLNGHFAEQVFAPDAVNMPFEDANTPSVSIDDKLSVERKDNMDPFGSGSSFGLSISTALEDPRLVFNYDGIRKVRVNEVKGSENVMSVTANSPYDRGVSDPLSNPCLYKAGDNSISTNLNYNKGGANMIAMDGSYDRTDNNFMSMGQSYDKGNDSLSVHPTFNDICNTISMDDRNLISIAQAYNKGHGNSMLTNQLYNKVDNGTMSSHYNYHKEGNDVPFVPRSYDKGESTIICFGNREDDTTSSDLFISDYELLMCQALSHKSEAVKEKELVASSSNLLSSTTQTSAPATENILRTKEEIKVSKRAISNNFPSNVRSLLSTGMLDGLSVKYKAWSREKELRGVIKGAGYLCSCHSCNFSKVINAYEFERHAGCKTKHPNNHIYFDNGKTIYGVVQELRSTPKSMLFEVIQTVTGSAINQKSFCIWKESFLAQAAGNSSTYVQSK, translated from the exons ATG TCGTTCCATAATCAAGCATTTTGGATGGGAAAGGGTCCTGAATGTTTGAATGATGGTGACATGGCAAATGACAATTCTTCTAGAATTGATTCCAAGCGTGCTTGTTCATGGTTCATGGATGACCCTGATGTGGATCTGCTTCCCAATAAGAAACAAGCAGTAGAAGCTCCAAACAATTTGTTATCTGGAATTCTCAACTCGAATGTTCCTTCCTGGGGAAATTCCTCAGGATTTCACTCCTTAAATGGCCATTTTGCCGAACAAGTATTTGCCCCAGATGCTGTAAATATGCCTTTTGAAGATGCAAATACTCCCTCTGTTAGCATAGATGACAAGCTGAGTGTGGAAAGAAAGGATAATATGGACCCCTTTGGGAGTGGATCCTCGTTTGGTTTATCCATATCAACTGCATTAGAAGATCCTCGTTTAGTTTTTAACTATGATGGAATTAGAAAAGTCAGAGTAAACGAGGTGAAGGGATCCGAGAATGTCATGTCTGTTACTGCAAACAGTCCCTATGATAGAGGAGTCAGTGACCCTTTGTCAAATCCTTGTCTATACAAGGCTGGTGATAATTCCATATCAACAAATCTCAACTATAACAAAGGGGGAGCCAATATGATAGCAATGGATGGTTCCTATGACAGGACTGATAACAATTTCATGTCAATGGGTCAATCCTATGACAAGGGAAATGACAGCTTATCTGTACATCCAACATTCAATGATATTTGTAATACGATATCAATGGATGATAGAAATCTAATATCTATTGCTCAAGCTTACAATAAGGGTCATGGCAATTCTATGTTAACCAACCAGCTATACAATAAGGTCGACAATGGCACTATGTCATCTCATTACAACTACCACAAGGAGGGTAATGATGTGCCATTCGTTCCACGATCCTATGATAAAGGAGAGAGCACTATCATATGTTTCGGTAACCGTGAGGATGACACTACTTCCTCAGATTTGTTTATTTCTGACTATGAACTGTTGATGTGTCAAGCTCTTTCACACAAGTCAGAAGCtgtgaaagagaaagagttggTTGCATCTAGTTCTAATTTACTTTCAAGTACAACACAGACATCTGCACCTGCAACTGAAAATATTCTCAGGACAAAAGAGGAGATAAAAGTGTCTAAGAGGGCTATTTCAAACAACTTCCCTTCAAATGTCAGAAGTTTGCTATCCACTGGTATGCTGGATGGTCTCTCAGTAAAGTATAAGGCGTGGTCACGGGAG AAGGAACTTCGAGGTGTTATAAAAGGTGCTGGGTATCTGTGCAGTTGTCACTCATGTAATTTTTCCAAG GTTATTAATGCATATGAATTTGAGCGACATGCTGGTTGCAAGACAAAACACCCCAATAATCACATTTACTTTGATAATGGGAAAACTATTTATGGGGTTGTACAAGAGCTTAGGAGCACTCCAAAGAGCATGCTGTTTGAAGTTATTCAGACTGTAACTGGCTCAGCTATCAATCAGAAATCCTTCTGCATTTGGAAAG AATCTTTTTTGGCTCAAGCAGCAGGGAACTCCAGCACATATGTGCAAAGCAAGTAA
- the LOC108326257 gene encoding uncharacterized protein LOC108326257 isoform X2 produces MSFHNQAFWMGKGPECLNDGDMANDNSSRIDSKRACSWFMDDPDVDLLPNKKQAVEAPNNLLSGILNSNVPSWGNSSGFHSLNGHFAEQVFAPDAVNMPFEDANTPSVSIDDKLSVERKDNMDPFGSGSSFGLSISTALEDPRLVFNYDGIRKVRVNEVKGSENVMSVTANSPYDRGVSDPLSNPCLYKAGDNSISTNLNYNKGGANMIAMDGSYDRTDNNFMSMGQSYDKGNDSLSVHPTFNDICNTISMDDRNLISIAQAYNKGHGNSMLTNQLYNKVDNGTMSSHYNYHKEGNDVPFVPRSYDKGESTIICFGNREDDTTSSDLFISDYELLMCQALSHKSEAVKEKELVASSSNLLSSTTQTSAPATENILRTKEEIKVSKRAISNNFPSNVRSLLSTGMLDGLSVKYKAWSREELRGVIKGAGYLCSCHSCNFSKVINAYEFERHAGCKTKHPNNHIYFDNGKTIYGVVQELRSTPKSMLFEVIQTVTGSAINQKSFCIWKESFLAQAAGNSSTYVQSK; encoded by the exons ATG TCGTTCCATAATCAAGCATTTTGGATGGGAAAGGGTCCTGAATGTTTGAATGATGGTGACATGGCAAATGACAATTCTTCTAGAATTGATTCCAAGCGTGCTTGTTCATGGTTCATGGATGACCCTGATGTGGATCTGCTTCCCAATAAGAAACAAGCAGTAGAAGCTCCAAACAATTTGTTATCTGGAATTCTCAACTCGAATGTTCCTTCCTGGGGAAATTCCTCAGGATTTCACTCCTTAAATGGCCATTTTGCCGAACAAGTATTTGCCCCAGATGCTGTAAATATGCCTTTTGAAGATGCAAATACTCCCTCTGTTAGCATAGATGACAAGCTGAGTGTGGAAAGAAAGGATAATATGGACCCCTTTGGGAGTGGATCCTCGTTTGGTTTATCCATATCAACTGCATTAGAAGATCCTCGTTTAGTTTTTAACTATGATGGAATTAGAAAAGTCAGAGTAAACGAGGTGAAGGGATCCGAGAATGTCATGTCTGTTACTGCAAACAGTCCCTATGATAGAGGAGTCAGTGACCCTTTGTCAAATCCTTGTCTATACAAGGCTGGTGATAATTCCATATCAACAAATCTCAACTATAACAAAGGGGGAGCCAATATGATAGCAATGGATGGTTCCTATGACAGGACTGATAACAATTTCATGTCAATGGGTCAATCCTATGACAAGGGAAATGACAGCTTATCTGTACATCCAACATTCAATGATATTTGTAATACGATATCAATGGATGATAGAAATCTAATATCTATTGCTCAAGCTTACAATAAGGGTCATGGCAATTCTATGTTAACCAACCAGCTATACAATAAGGTCGACAATGGCACTATGTCATCTCATTACAACTACCACAAGGAGGGTAATGATGTGCCATTCGTTCCACGATCCTATGATAAAGGAGAGAGCACTATCATATGTTTCGGTAACCGTGAGGATGACACTACTTCCTCAGATTTGTTTATTTCTGACTATGAACTGTTGATGTGTCAAGCTCTTTCACACAAGTCAGAAGCtgtgaaagagaaagagttggTTGCATCTAGTTCTAATTTACTTTCAAGTACAACACAGACATCTGCACCTGCAACTGAAAATATTCTCAGGACAAAAGAGGAGATAAAAGTGTCTAAGAGGGCTATTTCAAACAACTTCCCTTCAAATGTCAGAAGTTTGCTATCCACTGGTATGCTGGATGGTCTCTCAGTAAAGTATAAGGCGTGGTCACGGGAG GAACTTCGAGGTGTTATAAAAGGTGCTGGGTATCTGTGCAGTTGTCACTCATGTAATTTTTCCAAG GTTATTAATGCATATGAATTTGAGCGACATGCTGGTTGCAAGACAAAACACCCCAATAATCACATTTACTTTGATAATGGGAAAACTATTTATGGGGTTGTACAAGAGCTTAGGAGCACTCCAAAGAGCATGCTGTTTGAAGTTATTCAGACTGTAACTGGCTCAGCTATCAATCAGAAATCCTTCTGCATTTGGAAAG AATCTTTTTTGGCTCAAGCAGCAGGGAACTCCAGCACATATGTGCAAAGCAAGTAA
- the LOC108324147 gene encoding type I inositol polyphosphate 5-phosphatase 8: protein MRTELKKKISKTSWPNFNVRKWLNKRSNGDSFHPDYSLPEGWLMDSTNELKHSAAVKEAPSVSDIDTLNPRMFVGTWNVGGKSPNQGLNLREWLMLPSPADIYVIGFQEIIPLNAGNVLGPEDSGPATKWLTLIREALNSNTGEESCTTLCSSSEHEEQPYYCLAASKQMVGIFLCVWVREDLYKHVTNLKVSCVGRGIMGYLGNKGSVSISMTLYHTTFCFVGTHLASGEKDGDEIRRNLDVSEILKKTKFSHSFKALAQPFPPPETILDHDKIIWLGDLNYRLAAGYDDTLELLKKNDWQALLEKDQLRIEQRAGRVFKEWKEGKIYFAPTYKYLFDSDQYVAQTNKSKEKRRTPAWCDRILWKGEGVEQLWYVRGESKFSDHRPVYSLFSVQVDMTCKKLSSCVVSASESGSISMSRSCSSRTLTNAALSSSCFAKVQAEEQLLLLTREHRHHTCRVLS, encoded by the exons ATGAGAAcggagttgaagaagaagatatCCAAG ACTTCATGGCCAAATTTTAATGTAAGGAAGTGGCTCAATAAAAGGAGCAACGGTGATAGCTTTCACCCAGATTACTCTTTACCAG AGGGGTGGCTGATGGATTCGACAAACGAATTGAAACATTCCGCAGCGGTGAAGGAGGCGCCATCTGTCAGTGACATCGACACGCTCAACCCTAG GATGTTCGTAGGGACGTGGAATGTGGGAGGAAAGTCACCAAACCAAGGATTGAACTTGAGGGAATGGTTGATGTTGCCTTCACCAGCTGATATCTATGTCATTGG GTTCCAAGAAATTATACCTCTAAACGCAGGGAACGTGCTTGGGCCAGAGGATAGTGGCCCAGCAACGAAGTGGCTGACTCTGATTCGTGAAGCCTTGAACTCTAACACCGGTGAAGAAAGTTGTACTACATTATGTAGCTCAAGTGAACATGAAGAACAACCCTATTATTGCCTTGCAGCAAGTAAACAAATGGTGGGTATCTTCTTGTGCGTGTGGGTACGTGAGGATCTTTACAAGCATGTCACCAATTTAAAAGTGTCTTGCGTTGGTAGAGGCATCATGGGCTATCTGGGAAATAAG GGTTCAGTATCGATTAGCATGACATTGTATCACACGACGTTTTGCTTTGTTGGTACCCACTTGGCCTCTGGAGAGAAAGATGGTGACGAGATTCGAAGAAACTTAGACGTATCAGAGATCttaaagaaaactaaattttcTCACTCATTCAAAGCTCTTGCCCAACCATTCCCACCTCCTGAAACCATATTAGACCATGA CAAGATTATTTGGCTTGGGGATTTGAATTATCGCCTTGCTGCTGGTTATGATGATACACTTGAACTACTGAAAAAGAATGATTGGCAGGCACTGTTAGAGAAGGATCAG CTGAGGATAGAGCAAAGAGCTGGTAGAGTGTTCAAAGAATGGAAGGAAGGGAAGATATACTTTGCTCCAACTTACAAATACTTATTTGATTCTGACCAGTATGTTGCTCAAACAAACAAGTCCAAGGAAAAACGACGAACACCGGCTTG GTGCGATCGAATTCTGTGGAAAGGAGAAGGCGTGGAGCAGTTATGGTACGTGAGAGGAGAGTCAAAATTCTCAGACCACAGGCCAGTGTATTCACTGTTCTCGGTTCAGGTGGACATGACATGTAAGAAGCTAAGTTCCTGTGTTGTCTCAGCATCAGAGAGTGGCTCAATCTCAATGTCAAGGTCATGCTCCTCTAGAACCCTGACAAACGCTGCCTTGTCCTCTTCTTGCTTTGCTAAAGTTCAGGCAGAGGAACAACTATTGTTACTAACCAGGGAACATAGACACCACACCTGCAGGGTTCTCAGTTAG